From Oncorhynchus masou masou isolate Uvic2021 chromosome 7, UVic_Omas_1.1, whole genome shotgun sequence, one genomic window encodes:
- the LOC135543222 gene encoding pejvakin-like encodes MFAAATKNFVKQVGDTGRLIPVPSLSEADRYQPLSLVTRKRKRHFWKKTKYASTPFSLKDILVGEKEITAGVSSYQLLNYEDKSDVALNGRLGNHLMNDVGFNISGSDSVAVKASFGIVTKHEVEVPTLLRELNSRKVDLDHCLIRQSKESGRSVLCIVMESIRTTRQCSLTVHAGMRRTTMRFQIDDGQNPKGRDKAIVIPAHTTIAFSIFELFVRLDGRLDICVSPESLGGFEKELIREQLGGFIGRFSMGRLRRFLSGIVYGNPFRADDRTFEELTHTHSDTYMDDVVTDYYEKAASMTDVSSTYLRGDSHSRVNLLNHNIPKGPCALCGRGQTPRETVYGCLECSSGGHKYVRLHVVPCFDLWHKTLS; translated from the exons ATGTTCGCTGCGGCGACTAAGAACTTTGTGAAGCAGGTGGGAGACACAGGTCGGTTGATCCCTGTACCGAGCCTGAGTGAGGCTGACCGCTACCAACCCCTCAGCCTGGTCAccaggaagaggaagagacacTTCTGGAAGAAAACCAAGTATGCCTCAACCCCCTTCTCCCTGAAAGACATCCTGGTGGGGGAGAAGGAGATCACAgcag GGGTGTCGTCGTACCAGCTCCTGAACTATGAGGACAAGTCTGACGTGGCCCTGAACGGCAGATTAGGGAACCACCTGATGAACGACGTGGGGTTCAACATCAGTGGTTCAGACTCTGTGGCTGTCAAAGCCTCCTTTGGGATCGTCACCAAACATGAGGTAGAGGTCCCAACTCTGCTCAGGGAACTCAACTCCAG GAAAGTGGATCTGGATCACTGTCTGATTCGTCAGTCCAAAGAAAGTGGGCGGAGTGTTCTCTGCATTGTCATGGAGAGCATCCGTACGACGCGTCAGTGTTCTCTCACTGTCCACGCTGGCATGAGACGGACGACTATGAGG TTTCAGATTGATGATGGTCAAAACCCCAAAGGTCGAGACAAGGCCATAGTGATCCCAGCTCACACCACCATCGCATTCAGCATCTTTGAACTGTTTGTTCGATTGGATGGACGACTTG ATATCTGTGTAAGCCCTGAGTCGTTGGGCGGATTTGAGAAGGAGCTGATCAGAGAGCAGCTGGGTGGTTTCATTGGTCGATTCTCTATGGGACGGCTACGCAGGTTCCTGTCTGGGATTGTGTACGGAAACCCCTTCAGAGCAG ACGACAGGACGTTTGAGGAGCTCACCCACACCCACTCAGACACCTACATGGACGACGTAGTGACAGACTACTATGAAAAGGCAGCCAGCATGACAGACGTCTCCTCCACCTACCTGAGAGGGGACTCCCACTCCCGTGTCAACCTCCTCAACCACAACATCCCCAAGGGCCCCTGTGCCCTGTGTGGCCGGGGCCAGACACCGAGGGAGACGGTATACGGCTGTCTGGAGTGCTCCTCCGGCGGGCACAAGTACGTCAGGCTACACGTGGTGCCTTGTTTCGACCTGTGGCACAAGACGCTCAGCTGA